In Methylobacterium sp. WL1, the sequence CGGCACTGTCCCGCCGATCCCGAACACCGCATCCCACACCAGCGCCACGGGTGGCATCGGCAATCTTGGCAACCTGTTTGGTGGTCTGGGCACGGCAGGCGTCGGCGGTCTGATCGCCAGCGGCTTGAGCGAACTCGTCGACCACTTCACCAAGGGTGGCCACGGCGAGACGGCGAACTCGTGGGTCAACCAGGGTGTCAACCGCGACATCCCCGAGGCCGACCTCGAACGCGCCATCGGCCCAGACACCCTCGACCACCTCACCCAGCAGACCGGCCTGAGCCGCAGCGCACTCCTGTCGCGCCTCTCGCGCGAGCTGCCCTCGGCCATCGACCGCTACGCCACCGACGGCCGCCGCCCGGCTTGAGGCCACGACGCGGCCGGTGCCTCAGGGCGCCGGCCGTACGAGACGCCGGGCGACGCCGCGCCGGGGTTCGATCCACCGCCTATCCCCGACCTTGCGAGAACCCCATGGCCATCGACTATCGCTCCGAACTGCGCAGACCCTTGCCGTTCAGCCTCGCGGTCGTGGCCACCGTCCTGCTGATCTGGCTCATCGTCGCGTCCATCGCCGGCTCGCGCCAGCGTAGCGCCCGCGACCATCGCATCGAGGACCTGCAGGGCCAACAGACGGCGCTCCGGACCGACTTGGACCGGCAGATCTCGACCGCCGGCACTTTGAGCGCGTTGCAGGCCAAGATCGCCACCGCCCAACAGCAGGACCAACAGGCGAGCAAGGCGGCCGAGGCGGCGAAGTCCCGCGCCGCGACCCTGAACCAGGAGCAGCAGGCGGCCGAAGCCAAGGCGAGCGAGGCGAAGAAGGCGGCCGAGGCCGAGACGCAGAAGCTTACCGATCTACAATCCCAGATCACGCAAGCCGAGGGGAAGCTGTCCCCGTTGCGCGAGGCCAT encodes:
- a CDS encoding YidB family protein, whose translation is MSKGYPSMTALLGLLAVAGYQNRDKLAELLRAPDAPLSPSLNPGHGTVPPIPNTASHTSATGGIGNLGNLFGGLGTAGVGGLIASGLSELVDHFTKGGHGETANSWVNQGVNRDIPEADLERAIGPDTLDHLTQQTGLSRSALLSRLSRELPSAIDRYATDGRRPA